One part of the Solanum dulcamara chromosome 3, daSolDulc1.2, whole genome shotgun sequence genome encodes these proteins:
- the LOC129883074 gene encoding uncharacterized protein LOC129883074, translating into MSSIGTSKGVLEIVKFAVYVSVPIGLMYLFANNNKNLQKIMGHREYVVYPTETVRPQSPEELREIAKEIARKRERDQAMRS; encoded by the exons ATGTCGTCTATTGGAACTTCAAAAGGTGTATTAGAGATAGTAAAGTTCGCAGTATACGTATCCGTTCCAATTGGTCTCATGTACTTGTttgccaacaacaacaaaaatctaCAGAAAATCATGGGTCAT CGTGAATATGTAGTTTATCCTACAGAAACTGTAAGGCCCCAATCGCCCGAGGAACTGAGGGAGATTGCAAAAGAAATAGCTCGGAAGAGAGAGAGGGACCAAGCAATGCGGAGCTGA
- the LOC129883073 gene encoding probable nucleolar protein 5-2 — MLVLFETPAGFALFKVLDEGKLSKVEDLWKDFSSTDSARKVVKLKAFSKFENTSEALSAATLLIDSKPSKGLRKFLKAHCDGETLGVADSKLGNAIKEKLQIDCVHNNVVMELMRGVRSQLTELISGLASQDLAPMSLGLSHSLSRYKLKFSPDKVDTMIVQAISLLDDLDKELNTYAMRVREWYGWHFPELAKIVQDNILYAKAVKLMGDRTNAAKLDFSEILPEEVEAELKEASMISMGTEVSDLDLENIKDLCTQVLSFSEYRAQLYDYLKSRMNTIAPNLTALVGELVGARLIAHGGSLMNLAKQPGSTVQILGAEKALFRALKTKHATPKYGLIYHASLIGQAAPKHKGKISRSLAAKTALAIRYDALADSQDNTMGLENRAKLEARLRALEGKELSKSAGSAKGKPKIEFYDKDRKKGGLITPAKAYNPSADSVMGHTENEEKTVSIDEQPPQTEEEAPVTEGEKKKKKKKKSAETEDVAEPEDTGKKEKKKKRKHADNEVENVEMEQSKKKKRKHADADDDETEITDKKKEKKKKKKKTEE; from the exons ATGTTGGTATTGTTTGAAACACCGGCAGGTTTTGCCCTTTTCAAAGTTTTGGATGAGGGAAAGCTCTCCAAAGTTGAG GATTTGTGGAAGGACTTCTCCTCAACTGATTCCGCCAGAAAG GTTGTGAAGCTAAAAGCTTTCTCCAAGTTTGAGAACACCTCAGAAGCTCTGTCAGCAGCTACCCTGTTGATAGATAGCAAGCCCAGCAAAGGACTGCGTAAGTTCTTGAAAGCACATTGTGATGGTGAAACTTTGGGGGTTGCTGATTCAAAGCTTGGAAATGCAATTAAAGAGAAACTG CAAATTGATTGTGTTCATAATAATGTTGTCATGGAATTGATGAGAGGAGTTAGAAGTCAGTTGACTGAGCTCATTTCTGGTCTTGCATCTCAAGACTTGGCTCCGATGAGCTTGGGTTTATCTCACAGTCTTTCAAGATACAAGCTAAAGTTTAGCCCTGACAAG GTGGATACAATGATTGTACAGGCTATTAGCTTGTTGGATGATCTTGATAAAGAGCTAAATACATATGCCATGAGGGTCCGAGAATGGTATGGTTGGCATTTTCCAGAACTTGCAAAGATTGTACAAGATAACATTCTTTATGCTAAGGCTGTGAAGTTGATGGGTGACCGTACAAATGCCGCAAAGCTGGATTTCTCTGAG ATACTCCCAGAAGAGGTTGAGGCAGAACTGAAAGAGGCATCCATGATCTCCATGGGCACTGAAGTTAGTGATCTTGATCTGGAGAATATTAAAGATTTATGCACCCAAGTTCTGTCATTCTCCGAGTACAGAGCTCAGTTATATGATTATTTGAAGAGTAGGATGAACACCATTGCCCCAAATCTTACGGCTCTTGTTGGAGAACTTGTTGGTGCTCGGCTTATTGCTCATGGTGGTAGCTTGATGAATCTTGCGAAGCAACCTGGAAGTACAGTTCAGATACTTGGTGCTGAAAAGGCCCTTTTCAGAGCTTTGAAGACAAAACACGCAACTCCAAAATACGGGCTTATATATCATGCATCTTTGATTGGACAGGCAGCACCAAAACACAAGGGTAAAATTTCAAGATCTCTTGCTGCAAAAACTGCTCTGGCTATTCGATACGATGCTCTTGCAGATAGCCAAGATAATACCATGGGTTTGGAGAATCGGGCCAAG CTTGAAGCGCGCTTAAGAGCCTTAGAAGGCAAAGAGTTGAGCAAATCAGCTGGGTCTGCTAAGGGCAAACCTAAGATTGAATTTTATGACAAGGATCGTAAGAAAGGAGGGCTGATAACACCAGCTAAG GCTTACAATCCTTCTGCTGATTCGGTTATGGGACACACTGAGAATGAGGAGAAAACAGTGAGTATTGATGAACAGCCGCCTCAAACTGAGGAAGAAGCCCCTGTTACTGAaggagagaagaaaaagaaaaagaagaagaaatctgCTGAAACAGAGGACGTCGCAGAACCTGAAGACACTgggaagaaggagaagaagaaaaagaggaaacatGCAGATAATGAAGTGGAAAATGTAGAAATGGAACAAAgtaagaaaaagaagaggaaacaTGCTGATGCTGATGACGATGAAACAGAAATCACGgataaaaagaaagagaaaaagaagaagaagaagaaaactgaAGAATAA